aactgagcacagaaaagAAACAATGCTGGAAATATGACAACAAAGTTGCTGGGAATCCAAAGTAAAAGAGAATATTGAAAATATTCAGCAGCACAggaaacatctgtggagggaaagatgGATTAACATTACATATTGATGACCTTGCCAATTCAAATGCAAACTATTTCAAGCTGTTAAGCCCTcgtggcagcatctgcagaaaatcaCAACTCTGGTTATCCAACAGGAAACATGGCAGGTGAAACTTTTGGAGCTGGAGTCTACAGGAACATTAGGATGATTGAGCAGCTTCCTGGAGCTGTGGAGAAGTAATACTGACCATTGTATTTATAATGGTATTAAATCAACTTCATACCTAAAATAGCAGATGAAGAACTAACAAGGATATTCTGCCAAACTCTTGTCCTGATACTGTGGTAAGAAAGAGAGGAGAGACCATGAAGCACTTTTGATCTCCTCTCAGCTGAATAATTGTCCTGCACAGTGTGTGAAATTACTGGGTCCACCTTGTGAGAAGTTAAATATACATAACAGAAAAGAGATGAGATTTTAAATCTGCACATAAGCTAGTAGTCGTAGATTTATGAATTAAATATACTGTATGTCATATTAATACAGCTCCCCTGAGGTAAAGGGTTTGCTTTTGCTATGCCTGCCACAATAGATTAACATTTGATGTTGCTATCTGTATAGTACCAGCAAAAAACATGCAAAGTATTGGTAAGCGCTGCTCAGGAACACAGTTGTTGACACATTCTATCTTCCCGATGATTCAGAAGTTTGATTGAACTTGTATCGTTTTGTTTACAGGGCACATTTGGGCAGTTTTCCCCATTGATGGTTTAATGCCAGCTGTTTAGGAAAGCTTGTTCAAACTAATGCATGGTCCTGTAGCTTTTGCTGTGTTCTGTACTTACAGACATTTCTCATTCACAAATACTGAATCAAATTGGCTAAACTAATGGTGGGGACATTAGGAAGTCAAATCTACTTTTGGCTGATAGTGGTTGTAAATGCTTCAGCTGTGTTTTTGGTCCTTGTACTGTCCCATCAGTAGGAGGAAGCTGTTGGATCCACCACCACCTGTTGGCTGTTTAATTATCCATCACCATTTAAAGAGAGTTTTGTCACCTCCCTTGGCAAGTCTCCTGCTGACTACATCCTGGGATTTGTTATTGACCAGAAAAGAAACCTTGGTCAACTTGGCAAGCCACACAAATAGTACAGCAATAAGAGCAGGTGAGAAGCTGGGTATAATGCAGTGAGTGACTCATCTCCTGGCACTCCAtctttttcagctttctacaagACATGACAGGAATGTGATGGAAACCCTCCACTTGTCAAGATAAATGTGCCTTAATAATTTGAAGCCTGACAGAATGTTAGACAAATTACTCTGTATAACTCATCCACCATCCTTAACCTCATTCATTCACCACCAGTGTTCTGTGGCTGCAGATTTTGTGTTTGACAAAATACAGAGCACTTACTCAGCTGGGCTACTCTAACAGTATTTCACAAACCTGCACCCACCGTGAAGACAATTGACGTTTTCCTTGTCGGTGTATGCAAATCTTGGAACATAGAGTCATATAGCATGGAAATAGGCTCTTCAgctcaacttgtccatgccaactgTGTTGCCCAGCGAACCTGTCCCATCTGCCCGTGTTTGGCCTATTACCCTCTAAACCTCTCTTATCGTAACTTCTTACCTAACAAAGGTTGAATTATTTTCCCTGAAATACCTCAACAAAATAAAATGACTTAACATTGCCACTTAGGCCTTCCAGGAATGTGATTAAATGTTAGTTTTGCTTGCGGTGCCCACTGTGAAACATTTTCACTATTTATATTGCCCCCGCAAAGTATCTTCAAATTTAGTGGcaggtttttaaaattttatgcAGGTTGACAAATACTGTTTATTTTGCAGGGTTACAGTATTGAGGGACAAGGATTCCAGGAAAAGTAAAGGTGTGGCATTTGTTCTGTTCCTGGATAGAGAATCGGCACATAACTGTACCAGGGCACTGAACAACAAGCAGGTGAGTTAGAAACCTTTTATGAATCaattcatttttatttcattttcaatGAACAATAATTTTCTTGTCTTCAACTTCCCaaaatttttttttctattactGGACTGCAGTTGTTTGGTAGAACAGTGAAGGCGAGTATTGCAGTTGACAATGGCAGAGCATCTGAATTCATCAGAAGGCGCAATTATACTGACAAATCCAGATGTTATGAATGTGGAGTAAGTACAAAATATATTAAATGAAAAATGTGCAGTAAGTGTTAATATTCCTGACATATCACCAGAAGaagccttttaaaaaaaaaagcaattaaATTATCTAAATCTGTCATTATAAAAAATTACCTCaattaaaagcttttttaaatgATTGATAAATCCATATTACAGGCACAATCCTACTGAGAAACCTAAAACCCAAACCGATTGCTAGCGTAATTATCTGTTCCTAAAGCAAAAACAGTTCCAGCTTCACTCTGAAATTTAGAGATAAAATAAATAATGTACATGTTGTAGTGCAGCAACTATGCATGATCTCTGTCCATGCCAAGTAGTCCAAGGGTACTTGCCATCAAAAATTCAAAGGGCAAGCATACTTGAATTGAATAAGCAAGTAAtaagagaatgaagagatgacataGTATTTCTTGATGGTAAGTAGTTTTACTTCTGGAGAACATTTTTTAATTTTCCTGAATTGGGGTGAAAAGAAATCCACCCTCAATCTGtgctgccatctgtaaggagtttagatgttctccccataaccacatgggtttcttccggaTGTTCCAtagttggtagtttaattggtcattttaaattgccccgtgattaggctaggattaaattggggaaatGCTGGGCAGAGCAGTGCAAAGGGCTAGAACGCCTATTCCAGGTTGTATAtcaataaataatttttaaaaactaagTTTACTAATTTTGCTCATGATGGCAATAATCATAATGCTATTTCTCTTTGGTTTAAGTATATGTTTCAAACATAAATCCGGGTGTTCCAATCTCGTAGGCAACTGCtctaggggtgtgtggggggggggggtgtggtcattgtcagtGATAAAGTTGAGGAATGGCACGATAATAAAGTCACTtttttttcaatgtttctaattGTGAGTGGAGAATTGTGTGGTTGCACAGAGGGGCAGAGAGAAATGCACAGAAACCAAATGTGACATGAAGTAGCTGTAGTGTCCTGTTCTAACAAATGTATGAGCCCCAACTTTAATGCTGCAGAGTCCAACAGACTTATTATAGGCCTTTGATTCACATTTTACAGTATATCTGTGCAAGAGATCTGCAGCACTTTAAGCAGGTAAAGTCACAATGAATGTTTTTTATTGCTTAAATGAGGATATGTTAACTATTCAATGTAATATAATGAAAGCTAAAAAAATAGAGGTTGAAGATAATTAAATCCTTTACAACTGAGAATCCGCTTAAAAAATACGGTGTTGTTCAGGAGTAATTGAGAATCATCACAGAATTTGAATATTTATCTGCACTTAAATATGTAAATCCTAACTTCTGTTCAGTATATAAATAGTAGATAAAATTGCAAATATGTACCTTTAATGTGTCTTAATGCCAGCTAACACCCAGGTACTAGTAAAGCAAAGTTCAGGAGAAACTGAGCAAATTAGAACTACACCTGGAAACTGCTGCCTTATTTTCATGCACAATGTGAACACCTAACCTATTCCAGCTTGGACTATTGGCATCTTCCATCAAATTTTTCCCCTCTAAATTTGTCACCCTTTGAGTGTTTTCATCAGAATAAAGTACTTTTGGTTTTGCATGGTAACTATTGAATGAGGCATATAGCAAGTTTTTCACTTCTTAATGTTTCAGCTTGGATCACTTAAACATTTCTGGTTAGCTTCTCTTGTGATCAGTTCTATCAATTGAACATTTAAAACAAATCATGAAAAGGTTTGGGCTTTGGGTTGGAGGATAAGTTAATGTAAAATTTTAGTTGATCACTACAAGAAAAATACTAATTAAAAACAATTGGAATAGTTTGCAAAGTTGATGTATTGCATTATAAATAGTTGTACATGAATAGTCTGTAGACCATACATAGGATCTTATTTTAATGTCCACAACAAGGATTGCACACCCACAATTATTATTTACATACATTGTGCTTGATCCTCATCTTCCCTCCAACAGCTACACTCTTATAGTATCTTCCTTTTGTAGAGATATGCATTCTTATTTACCAGATCAACTAGAGCCTCAACAAAAGTAGCAAAtttaattagaccataagacactgtGTATTAAAATGTACTGTACTTTTTAATTAAGTATCTCAAATATCTAAAATACTAGCAGTAAAATGTGTTTATAATTGAAATGAAGTGAAGATGGTGGCGCGACACAGTTTGCAGCGGCCTCTCCGGAGTTGacatctgttatttgttaagcggggtgccgtgcacaatcctaatctgatgaaaaacggacgtgggagcacagaggaacgtctggaaatctccaggaaggccttcttcattgctgctgctgttgtgaggtccaggtctctgctgggaagaacaggcccccaatcCTCAGGGTTGCGTTGCCAATGGCCTTTGGCGGAGGCGTCGTAGTGCgcacagcagaggatggtgctcagggAGGCTGTGCTGGATGGGATGGTTggaggcttggaggttcgacggactcggagtccgctgtggtcggggcgctttcactgtgtgctgcgtctgtaaGGCTGGGTccaacggagctttcattgtgtgctgtgtctgcgatgCTGAGTCCAGCGGTTTGGAAATCCATAGCAAGGGTATTCCCTTCTACCGCCTGTGTAGGATGACAAGTCTGTTGGGACTTTGAGCACTtgtagaaactgtgtggtggtttctttcgaacttatattcttttaatatctttggactatttttactgtgcccatggtctttttttaatcaattatgatattgtctgcactgttgtaactatatgttaactataactatatataACTATGgtgttttgtgtaggtcttgtagctttagtttttggtttgttgggtgatagagttggtctcttgacttggtgtgtctgggtagtcttgttttgtctggtgagtttggagctcctttctggggaatgcgctaagatggtagcgcaattttaatacgcagcagcctctcccgAACTCTGGACTTGgagattaccaaacgttatgtggattttctggtgtagtctgttttgtcatgtgcttttgtgatatcattctggaggaacgttgtctcatttttttaaaatgcattgcatttgtggtttctaaatgacaataaactgaactgaaaTGAGTTGCCATTGGATAGAGTTAAGTGCAATGTAGCTTTGATCTTGTGGCAATAAGTAATAAGCCAAGTTTTCTTCACTAAGTATTGAACTATAGGGTCTATAGAGTCAAATGGTTGCCATGACTCTTGTAATTTAGACTTTTCTAACTACAGGACTATGGTCATTTGAGTTATGCTTGTCCAAAAAATATGCTTGGAGACCGAGAGCCCcccaaaaagaaagagaagaagaaaaagaaaaaaatcagtgAACCggaagaaatgtatgtatttcacaTTATTAATCTGCTTTTAAAAAAACTGTTTGGTTGAAGGATGACAGCCTCAAAGGATATTTCTACATTTCAgtgaagaggaagaggaggaggaaagtGAAGATGAGGGAGAAGATCCTGCTCTTGATAGCTTAAGCCAAGCTATTGCTGTCCAGGTATTACATTCGAGAATTCATTCAAATTAGAAAATGTGCATTGGCTCCTAAAATTTGTTTGtaaacattttttttttcatttttagtgAGTATATTTACATCTCCAGCTTGACATAAAAGCTTTTGGAGCATGATTGTTCTGCTACAGTTTGTAACTGAATTATATTGTTATTGATCTCTTTGTGTTCAAGATACAGTATTGATTCCCACAGTGCTATGATGCAAGATTAATTGGGTATATTTCCAAAGATAGT
This DNA window, taken from Hypanus sabinus isolate sHypSab1 chromosome 8, sHypSab1.hap1, whole genome shotgun sequence, encodes the following:
- the zcrb1 gene encoding zinc finger CCHC-type and RNA-binding motif-containing protein 1 codes for the protein MSGGLAPSKSTVYVSNLPFSLTNSDLHKIFSKYGTVVKVTVLRDKDSRKSKGVAFVLFLDRESAHNCTRALNNKQLFGRTVKASIAVDNGRASEFIRRRNYTDKSRCYECGDYGHLSYACPKNMLGDREPPKKKEKKKKKKISEPEEIEEEEEEESEDEGEDPALDSLSQAIAVQQAKIEEEELRRKQTAEDANECSTSELSKRPRIKKSAYFSDEEELSD